The Heyndrickxia acidicola sequence AACAAATTGAATTGAGTTCAGATGCGATTGAATATGAACTGAAATTTTTAAAAGAGAACATGGAAGTATTTATTATGATGTTCCAGGAAGAAACCCTTGGCTTGGAGTTGCCTAATACAGTTGAATTGACTGTAACTGAAACAGAGCCTGGAATTAAAGGCGATACTGCTTCCGGCGGTACAAAGCCTGCAACAATGGAAACGGGTCTTACTGTTCAAGTTCCTTTCTTTGTGAACCAGGGAGATAAATTAATCATTAACACTACAGACAGCTCATACGTTTCCAGAGCATAATGCTGTAACCTTTTGAAAAACTGATTGGAGAATCCAATCAGTTTTTTTATTTGATTTTAATTTCCTTTGCAGGTACTTGCTTTACACAGGCAGTTGTGAAGCCTGCTGTCGCAAGCTTTCGA is a genomic window containing:
- the efp gene encoding elongation factor P → MISVNDFRTGLTIGVDGAIWRVLDFQHVKPGKGAAFVRSKLRNLRTGAIQEKTFRAGEKVEKAQIDNRKMQYLYANGDQHVFMDNETYEQIELSSDAIEYELKFLKENMEVFIMMFQEETLGLELPNTVELTVTETEPGIKGDTASGGTKPATMETGLTVQVPFFVNQGDKLIINTTDSSYVSRA